One genomic segment of Calonectris borealis chromosome 18, bCalBor7.hap1.2, whole genome shotgun sequence includes these proteins:
- the MTMR3 gene encoding phosphatidylinositol-3,5-bisphosphate 3-phosphatase MTMR3 isoform X6, translated as MGFDMNNAWRISNINEKYKLCGSYPQEIIVPAWITDKELESVASFRSWKRIPAVVYRHQSNGAVISRCGQPEVSWWGWRNADDEHLVQSVAKACASDSRSNSNKLMNGNCSRDFSNGGDLSDVEFDSSISNASGAESLAIQPQKLLILDARSYAAAVANRAKGGGCECPEYYPNCEVVFMGMANIHSIRKSFQSLRLLCTQMPDPGNWLSALESTKWLQHLSVLLKSALLVVHAVDRDQRPVLVHCSDGWDRTPQIVALAKLLLDPYYRTTEGFQVLVETEWLDFGHKFADRCGHGENSDDLNERCPVFLQWLDCVHQLQRQFPCSFEFNEAFLVKLVQHTYSCLFGTFLCNNAKERGEKHTQERTCSVWSLLRAANKAFRNLLYSSQSESVLYPVCHVRNLMLWSAVYLPCSSPSTPADDTCAPYPVPGSSPEDQPLGRLPKTRSFDNLTTACDSSVPTTNRRSSDPSLNEKWQEHRRSLELSSLGNPGDDPFDGDSLSKQGRAPVGAELSVAAGVAEGQMENILQEATKDDVGLEEHLRGSLETVGKGDEIALDKEKRTENLHGYVSDLCEKAEVDKGIVLNNPACNPHPVSQGASELKGQQDEHADLSNAIQKLPQVKGLQTVPLEGFVNRDTQKNMEEEGVSKLEGEAESLYNTAQASLPLPLTVPHEARTSNVESSTETLTENEAKQELIPKGPCHRPHLIDNSADELSRIIENRPEGESMLELQKLGTKVHRTSGSSNTHIPMPSPCALPLAECKDEIVCNGELEPENKMTEKPAGFSIAQKYHVTNGHCVNGEDGRIKASLSRQVSAASCSSAQFHLRNLHQKWMFSHLGKQQAASSPDQPTRSHLDDDGMPVYTDVIQQRLRQIETGHQQEVETLKKQVQELKSRLESQFLNSSLRLNGDYGDEVTSIPDSESNLDQNCLSRCSTEIFSEASWEQVDKQDTEVTRWLPDHLAAHCYGCDSTFWLASRKHHCRNCGNVFCSSCCNQKVPVPSQQLFEPSRVCKSCYSSLHPSSSSLDLELDKPITATSN; from the exons ATGGGTTTTGATATGAACAATGCCTGGAGGATTTCCAACATCAATGAGAAGTACAA GCTCTGCGGTAGTTACCCCCAGGAAATCATAGTTCCCGCCTGGATCACGGATAAAGAGCTAGAGAGTGTGGCAAGCTTTCGGTCCTGGAAGCGTATCCCTGCTGTTGTGTACAG gCACCAGAGCAATGGAGCAGTCATCTCCCGCTGTGGACAGCCCGAGGTCAGTTGGTGGGGCTGGAGGAATGCAGATGATGAACACCTTGTCCAGTCTGTAGCCAAAGCCTGTGCCTCAGATTCGAGGTCCAACAGTAACAAATTAATGAATGGAAATTGTTCCCGAGATTTCTCCAATGGAGGGGACCTCTCTGATGTGGAATTTG ATTCCTCAATCTCTAACGCTTCAGGAGCAGAGAGTTTGGCAATACAGCCTCAGAAGCTTTTGATATTAGACGCACGATCTTATGCAGCAGCTGTGGCCAACAGAGCCAAAGGTGGAGGCTGTGAGTGCCCAG AATATTATCCAAACTGTGAAGTAGTGTTCATGGGGATGGCAAACATTCATTCTATCCGGAAGAGCTTTCAGTCGCTGCGTTTGCTCTGCACACAAATGCCAGATCCAGGAAA TTGGTTATCAGCTCTGGAGAGTACCAAATGGCTGCAGCACTTATCTGTGCTTCTGAAATCTGCACTACTCGTAGTTCATGCCGTGGACCGAGACCAGCGACCAGTCTTGGTGCACTGCTCAGACGGCTGGGACCGAACCCCCCAGATAGTGGCGCTGGCCAAACTGCTGCTCGATCCGTATTACAGGACCACAGAG GGTTTCCAGGTTCTAGTGGAGACGGAGTGGCTGGATTTTGGCCACAAGTTTGCAGATCGCTGTGGCCATGGTGAGAATTCGGATGACCTAAATGAGCGCTGCCCAGTGTTTTTACAGTGGCTGGACTGCGTCCATCAGCTCCAGAGGCAGTTCCCTTGCTCTTTCGAGTTTAACGAAGCATTCCTT GTCAAATTGGTGCAGCACACCTACTCTTGCCTCTTTGGTACATTCCTGTGCAACAATgcgaaagagagaggagaaaaacacaCTCAGGAACGGACCTGTTCTGTCTGGTCTTTGCTGCGGGCAGCAAACAAAGCCTTCAGAAACCTGCTCTACTCCTCCCAATCAGAATCT GTGCTGTATCCAGTGTGCCATGTGCGTAATTTAATGCTCTGGAGTGCTGTTTACCTGCCGTGCTCTTCCCCCTCTACACCCGCGGATGACACCTGTGCCCCGTACCCTGTTCCAGGCTCTAGCCCTGAAGATCAGCCTCTGGGCAG GTTACCAAAGACGAGATCATTTGACAATCTGACGACAGCCTGTGATAGCAGCGTGCCTACAACCAATCGACGTAGTAGCGACCCCAGCCTCAATGAAAAGTGGCAAGAGCACCGTCGGTCTCTGGAGCTGAGCAGCCTCGGTAACCCTGGGGATGATCCGTTTGATGGAGATAGCCTGAGTAAACAAGGCAGGGCTCCAGTTGGAGCAGAACTCTCTGTTGCAGCTGGTGTGGCAGAGGGACAGATGGAGAACATTTTGCAAGAGGCCACTAAAGATGACGTTGGTCTGGAGGAGCACTTAAGGGGTAGCCTAGAGACAGTAGGTAAAGGAGATGAGATTGCCCTGGACAAGGAGAAGAGAACTGAAAATCTACATGGGTATGTCAGTGACCTCTGTGAAAAGGCTGAGGTAGATAAAGGTATTGTATTGAACAATCCAGCATGCAATCCACATCCAGTTTCACAAGGTGCTTCTGAGCTTAAAGGACAACAGGATGAGCATGCTGATCTCAGTAATGCTATCCAGAAGTTACCTCAGGTGAAAGGACTACAGACTGTTCCTTTGGAGGGCTTTGTAAATAGAGACACTCAAAAGAATATGGAGGAAGAAGGTGTTAGCAAACTCGAGGGAGAAGCAGAGAGCCTGTACAATACAGCACAGGCCAGCCTTCCGTTACCTCTTACAGTCCCACACGAGGCAAGAACATCCAATGTTGAAAGTTCTACGGAAACCTTAACAGAGAATGAAGCAAAGCAAGAGCTCATTCCTAAGGGTCCTTGCCATAGACCTCACCTGATTGACAACAGTGCTGACGAACTTTCTCGAATTATTGAAAATAGGCCAGAGGGGGAGAGCATGTTAGAACTTCAGAAACTGGGAACAAAAGTACATAGGACTTCTGGTAGCAGCAACACACATATCCCGATGCCTTCCCCTTGTGCCTTGCCTTTAGCTGAATGTAAAGATGAGATTGTGTGTAATGGAGAGCTGGAGCCTGAGAACAAGATGACAGAGAAGCCTGCGGGGTTTAGTATCGCCCAGAAATACCATGTGACAAACGGACACTGTGTGAATGGAGAGGACGGTCGGATCAAAGCCTCTCTGAGTCGGCAGGTCTCCGCAGCTAGCTGTAGTTCTGCACAGTTTCACTTGAGGAACTTGCACCAAAAATGGATGTTCAGTCATCTTGGTaagcagcaggcagccagcagcccaGACCAACCTACCAGAAGTCACCTGGACGATGACGGGATGCCTGTCTACACCGATGTTATCCAGCAGCGCCTGCGCCAGATAGAAACTGGCCATCAGCAAGAAGTGGAGACCTTGAAGAAGCAAGTGCAAGAGTTGAAGAGCCGGTTGGAGAGCCAGTTCCTGAATAGCTCCTTACGTCTCAATGGTGATTACGGAGACGAAGTG ACTTCTATACCCGACTCGGAAAGCAATCTGGATCAGAACTGCTTGTCTCGCTGCAGCACAGAGATTTTCTCTGAAGCCAGCTGGGAACAGGTGGATAAACAGGACACAGAG GTGACACGATGGCTTCCAGACCACCTCGCTGCACACTGCTATGGCTGTGACAGTACGTTCTGGCTCGCCAGTAGGAAGCACCACTGCAG GAATTGTGGAAATGTGTTCTGCTCCAGTTGCTGTAACCAGAAGGTGCCCGTTCCCAGTCAGCAGCTCTTTGAACCAAGCAGAGTCTGCAAATCGTGCTACAGCAGCTTGCACCCCAGCAGTTCCAGCCTTGATCTCGAACTGGATAAACCCATCACTGCCACGTCAAATTAA
- the MTMR3 gene encoding phosphatidylinositol-3,5-bisphosphate 3-phosphatase MTMR3 isoform X4: protein MVAKGHLGAGMPQVPLQLIESVECRDIFQLHLTCKDCKVIRCQFSTFEQCQDWLKRLNNAIRPPSKIEDLFSFAYHAWCMEVYASEKEQHGDLCRPGEHVTSRFKNEVERMGFDMNNAWRISNINEKYKLCGSYPQEIIVPAWITDKELESVASFRSWKRIPAVVYRHQSNGAVISRCGQPEVSWWGWRNADDEHLVQSVAKACASDSRSNSNKLMNGNCSRDFSNGGDLSDVEFDSSISNASGAESLAIQPQKLLILDARSYAAAVANRAKGGGCECPEYYPNCEVVFMGMANIHSIRKSFQSLRLLCTQMPDPGNWLSALESTKWLQHLSVLLKSALLVVHAVDRDQRPVLVHCSDGWDRTPQIVALAKLLLDPYYRTTEGFQVLVETEWLDFGHKFADRCGHGENSDDLNERCPVFLQWLDCVHQLQRQFPCSFEFNEAFLVKLVQHTYSCLFGTFLCNNAKERGEKHTQERTCSVWSLLRAANKAFRNLLYSSQSESVLYPVCHVRNLMLWSAVYLPCSSPSTPADDTCAPYPVPGSSPEDQPLGRLPKTRSFDNLTTACDSSVPTTNRRSSDPSLNEKWQEHRRSLELSSLGNPGDDPFDGDSLSKQGRAPVGAELSVAAGVAEGQMENILQEATKDDVGLEEHLRGSLETVGKGDEIALDKEKRTENLHGYVSDLCEKAEVDKGIVLNNPACNPHPVSQGASELKGQQDEHADLSNAIQKLPQVKGLQTVPLEGFVNRDTQKNMEEEGVSKLEGEAESLYNTAQASLPLPLTVPHEARTSNVESSTETLTENEAKQELIPKGPCHRPHLIDNSADELSRIIENRPEGESMLELQKLGTKVHRTSGSSNTHIPMPSPCALPLAECKDEIVCNGELEPENKMTEKPAGFSIAQKYHVTNGHCVNGEDGRIKASLSRQVSAASCSSAQFHLRNLHQKWMFSHLGKQQAASSPDQPTRSHLDDDGMPVYTDVIQQRLRQIETGHQQEVETLKKQVQELKSRLESQFLNSSLRLNGDYGDEVTSIPDSESNLDQNCLSRCSTEIFSEASWEQVDKQDTEVTRWLPDHLAAHCYGCDSTFWLASRKHHCRNCGNVFCSSCCNQKVPVPSQQLFEPSRVCKSCYSSLHPSSSSLDLELDKPITATSN from the exons GCGAACATGTAACTTCAAGGTTTAAAAATGAAGTGGAGCGGATGGGTTTTGATATGAACAATGCCTGGAGGATTTCCAACATCAATGAGAAGTACAA GCTCTGCGGTAGTTACCCCCAGGAAATCATAGTTCCCGCCTGGATCACGGATAAAGAGCTAGAGAGTGTGGCAAGCTTTCGGTCCTGGAAGCGTATCCCTGCTGTTGTGTACAG gCACCAGAGCAATGGAGCAGTCATCTCCCGCTGTGGACAGCCCGAGGTCAGTTGGTGGGGCTGGAGGAATGCAGATGATGAACACCTTGTCCAGTCTGTAGCCAAAGCCTGTGCCTCAGATTCGAGGTCCAACAGTAACAAATTAATGAATGGAAATTGTTCCCGAGATTTCTCCAATGGAGGGGACCTCTCTGATGTGGAATTTG ATTCCTCAATCTCTAACGCTTCAGGAGCAGAGAGTTTGGCAATACAGCCTCAGAAGCTTTTGATATTAGACGCACGATCTTATGCAGCAGCTGTGGCCAACAGAGCCAAAGGTGGAGGCTGTGAGTGCCCAG AATATTATCCAAACTGTGAAGTAGTGTTCATGGGGATGGCAAACATTCATTCTATCCGGAAGAGCTTTCAGTCGCTGCGTTTGCTCTGCACACAAATGCCAGATCCAGGAAA TTGGTTATCAGCTCTGGAGAGTACCAAATGGCTGCAGCACTTATCTGTGCTTCTGAAATCTGCACTACTCGTAGTTCATGCCGTGGACCGAGACCAGCGACCAGTCTTGGTGCACTGCTCAGACGGCTGGGACCGAACCCCCCAGATAGTGGCGCTGGCCAAACTGCTGCTCGATCCGTATTACAGGACCACAGAG GGTTTCCAGGTTCTAGTGGAGACGGAGTGGCTGGATTTTGGCCACAAGTTTGCAGATCGCTGTGGCCATGGTGAGAATTCGGATGACCTAAATGAGCGCTGCCCAGTGTTTTTACAGTGGCTGGACTGCGTCCATCAGCTCCAGAGGCAGTTCCCTTGCTCTTTCGAGTTTAACGAAGCATTCCTT GTCAAATTGGTGCAGCACACCTACTCTTGCCTCTTTGGTACATTCCTGTGCAACAATgcgaaagagagaggagaaaaacacaCTCAGGAACGGACCTGTTCTGTCTGGTCTTTGCTGCGGGCAGCAAACAAAGCCTTCAGAAACCTGCTCTACTCCTCCCAATCAGAATCT GTGCTGTATCCAGTGTGCCATGTGCGTAATTTAATGCTCTGGAGTGCTGTTTACCTGCCGTGCTCTTCCCCCTCTACACCCGCGGATGACACCTGTGCCCCGTACCCTGTTCCAGGCTCTAGCCCTGAAGATCAGCCTCTGGGCAG GTTACCAAAGACGAGATCATTTGACAATCTGACGACAGCCTGTGATAGCAGCGTGCCTACAACCAATCGACGTAGTAGCGACCCCAGCCTCAATGAAAAGTGGCAAGAGCACCGTCGGTCTCTGGAGCTGAGCAGCCTCGGTAACCCTGGGGATGATCCGTTTGATGGAGATAGCCTGAGTAAACAAGGCAGGGCTCCAGTTGGAGCAGAACTCTCTGTTGCAGCTGGTGTGGCAGAGGGACAGATGGAGAACATTTTGCAAGAGGCCACTAAAGATGACGTTGGTCTGGAGGAGCACTTAAGGGGTAGCCTAGAGACAGTAGGTAAAGGAGATGAGATTGCCCTGGACAAGGAGAAGAGAACTGAAAATCTACATGGGTATGTCAGTGACCTCTGTGAAAAGGCTGAGGTAGATAAAGGTATTGTATTGAACAATCCAGCATGCAATCCACATCCAGTTTCACAAGGTGCTTCTGAGCTTAAAGGACAACAGGATGAGCATGCTGATCTCAGTAATGCTATCCAGAAGTTACCTCAGGTGAAAGGACTACAGACTGTTCCTTTGGAGGGCTTTGTAAATAGAGACACTCAAAAGAATATGGAGGAAGAAGGTGTTAGCAAACTCGAGGGAGAAGCAGAGAGCCTGTACAATACAGCACAGGCCAGCCTTCCGTTACCTCTTACAGTCCCACACGAGGCAAGAACATCCAATGTTGAAAGTTCTACGGAAACCTTAACAGAGAATGAAGCAAAGCAAGAGCTCATTCCTAAGGGTCCTTGCCATAGACCTCACCTGATTGACAACAGTGCTGACGAACTTTCTCGAATTATTGAAAATAGGCCAGAGGGGGAGAGCATGTTAGAACTTCAGAAACTGGGAACAAAAGTACATAGGACTTCTGGTAGCAGCAACACACATATCCCGATGCCTTCCCCTTGTGCCTTGCCTTTAGCTGAATGTAAAGATGAGATTGTGTGTAATGGAGAGCTGGAGCCTGAGAACAAGATGACAGAGAAGCCTGCGGGGTTTAGTATCGCCCAGAAATACCATGTGACAAACGGACACTGTGTGAATGGAGAGGACGGTCGGATCAAAGCCTCTCTGAGTCGGCAGGTCTCCGCAGCTAGCTGTAGTTCTGCACAGTTTCACTTGAGGAACTTGCACCAAAAATGGATGTTCAGTCATCTTGGTaagcagcaggcagccagcagcccaGACCAACCTACCAGAAGTCACCTGGACGATGACGGGATGCCTGTCTACACCGATGTTATCCAGCAGCGCCTGCGCCAGATAGAAACTGGCCATCAGCAAGAAGTGGAGACCTTGAAGAAGCAAGTGCAAGAGTTGAAGAGCCGGTTGGAGAGCCAGTTCCTGAATAGCTCCTTACGTCTCAATGGTGATTACGGAGACGAAGTG ACTTCTATACCCGACTCGGAAAGCAATCTGGATCAGAACTGCTTGTCTCGCTGCAGCACAGAGATTTTCTCTGAAGCCAGCTGGGAACAGGTGGATAAACAGGACACAGAG GTGACACGATGGCTTCCAGACCACCTCGCTGCACACTGCTATGGCTGTGACAGTACGTTCTGGCTCGCCAGTAGGAAGCACCACTGCAG GAATTGTGGAAATGTGTTCTGCTCCAGTTGCTGTAACCAGAAGGTGCCCGTTCCCAGTCAGCAGCTCTTTGAACCAAGCAGAGTCTGCAAATCGTGCTACAGCAGCTTGCACCCCAGCAGTTCCAGCCTTGATCTCGAACTGGATAAACCCATCACTGCCACGTCAAATTAA
- the MTMR3 gene encoding phosphatidylinositol-3,5-bisphosphate 3-phosphatase MTMR3 isoform X5, protein MCQFSTFEQCQDWLKRLNNAIRPPSKIEDLFSFAYHAWCMEVYASEKEQHGDLCRPGEHVTSRFKNEVERMGFDMNNAWRISNINEKYKLCGSYPQEIIVPAWITDKELESVASFRSWKRIPAVVYRHQSNGAVISRCGQPEVSWWGWRNADDEHLVQSVAKACASDSRSNSNKLMNGNCSRDFSNGGDLSDVEFDSSISNASGAESLAIQPQKLLILDARSYAAAVANRAKGGGCECPEYYPNCEVVFMGMANIHSIRKSFQSLRLLCTQMPDPGNWLSALESTKWLQHLSVLLKSALLVVHAVDRDQRPVLVHCSDGWDRTPQIVALAKLLLDPYYRTTEGFQVLVETEWLDFGHKFADRCGHGENSDDLNERCPVFLQWLDCVHQLQRQFPCSFEFNEAFLVKLVQHTYSCLFGTFLCNNAKERGEKHTQERTCSVWSLLRAANKAFRNLLYSSQSESVLYPVCHVRNLMLWSAVYLPCSSPSTPADDTCAPYPVPGSSPEDQPLGRLPKTRSFDNLTTACDSSVPTTNRRSSDPSLNEKWQEHRRSLELSSLGNPGDDPFDGDSLSKQGRAPVGAELSVAAGVAEGQMENILQEATKDDVGLEEHLRGSLETVGKGDEIALDKEKRTENLHGYVSDLCEKAEVDKGIVLNNPACNPHPVSQGASELKGQQDEHADLSNAIQKLPQVKGLQTVPLEGFVNRDTQKNMEEEGVSKLEGEAESLYNTAQASLPLPLTVPHEARTSNVESSTETLTENEAKQELIPKGPCHRPHLIDNSADELSRIIENRPEGESMLELQKLGTKVHRTSGSSNTHIPMPSPCALPLAECKDEIVCNGELEPENKMTEKPAGFSIAQKYHVTNGHCVNGEDGRIKASLSRQVSAASCSSAQFHLRNLHQKWMFSHLGKQQAASSPDQPTRSHLDDDGMPVYTDVIQQRLRQIETGHQQEVETLKKQVQELKSRLESQFLNSSLRLNGDYGDEVTSIPDSESNLDQNCLSRCSTEIFSEASWEQVDKQDTEVTRWLPDHLAAHCYGCDSTFWLASRKHHCRNCGNVFCSSCCNQKVPVPSQQLFEPSRVCKSCYSSLHPSSSSLDLELDKPITATSN, encoded by the exons GCGAACATGTAACTTCAAGGTTTAAAAATGAAGTGGAGCGGATGGGTTTTGATATGAACAATGCCTGGAGGATTTCCAACATCAATGAGAAGTACAA GCTCTGCGGTAGTTACCCCCAGGAAATCATAGTTCCCGCCTGGATCACGGATAAAGAGCTAGAGAGTGTGGCAAGCTTTCGGTCCTGGAAGCGTATCCCTGCTGTTGTGTACAG gCACCAGAGCAATGGAGCAGTCATCTCCCGCTGTGGACAGCCCGAGGTCAGTTGGTGGGGCTGGAGGAATGCAGATGATGAACACCTTGTCCAGTCTGTAGCCAAAGCCTGTGCCTCAGATTCGAGGTCCAACAGTAACAAATTAATGAATGGAAATTGTTCCCGAGATTTCTCCAATGGAGGGGACCTCTCTGATGTGGAATTTG ATTCCTCAATCTCTAACGCTTCAGGAGCAGAGAGTTTGGCAATACAGCCTCAGAAGCTTTTGATATTAGACGCACGATCTTATGCAGCAGCTGTGGCCAACAGAGCCAAAGGTGGAGGCTGTGAGTGCCCAG AATATTATCCAAACTGTGAAGTAGTGTTCATGGGGATGGCAAACATTCATTCTATCCGGAAGAGCTTTCAGTCGCTGCGTTTGCTCTGCACACAAATGCCAGATCCAGGAAA TTGGTTATCAGCTCTGGAGAGTACCAAATGGCTGCAGCACTTATCTGTGCTTCTGAAATCTGCACTACTCGTAGTTCATGCCGTGGACCGAGACCAGCGACCAGTCTTGGTGCACTGCTCAGACGGCTGGGACCGAACCCCCCAGATAGTGGCGCTGGCCAAACTGCTGCTCGATCCGTATTACAGGACCACAGAG GGTTTCCAGGTTCTAGTGGAGACGGAGTGGCTGGATTTTGGCCACAAGTTTGCAGATCGCTGTGGCCATGGTGAGAATTCGGATGACCTAAATGAGCGCTGCCCAGTGTTTTTACAGTGGCTGGACTGCGTCCATCAGCTCCAGAGGCAGTTCCCTTGCTCTTTCGAGTTTAACGAAGCATTCCTT GTCAAATTGGTGCAGCACACCTACTCTTGCCTCTTTGGTACATTCCTGTGCAACAATgcgaaagagagaggagaaaaacacaCTCAGGAACGGACCTGTTCTGTCTGGTCTTTGCTGCGGGCAGCAAACAAAGCCTTCAGAAACCTGCTCTACTCCTCCCAATCAGAATCT GTGCTGTATCCAGTGTGCCATGTGCGTAATTTAATGCTCTGGAGTGCTGTTTACCTGCCGTGCTCTTCCCCCTCTACACCCGCGGATGACACCTGTGCCCCGTACCCTGTTCCAGGCTCTAGCCCTGAAGATCAGCCTCTGGGCAG GTTACCAAAGACGAGATCATTTGACAATCTGACGACAGCCTGTGATAGCAGCGTGCCTACAACCAATCGACGTAGTAGCGACCCCAGCCTCAATGAAAAGTGGCAAGAGCACCGTCGGTCTCTGGAGCTGAGCAGCCTCGGTAACCCTGGGGATGATCCGTTTGATGGAGATAGCCTGAGTAAACAAGGCAGGGCTCCAGTTGGAGCAGAACTCTCTGTTGCAGCTGGTGTGGCAGAGGGACAGATGGAGAACATTTTGCAAGAGGCCACTAAAGATGACGTTGGTCTGGAGGAGCACTTAAGGGGTAGCCTAGAGACAGTAGGTAAAGGAGATGAGATTGCCCTGGACAAGGAGAAGAGAACTGAAAATCTACATGGGTATGTCAGTGACCTCTGTGAAAAGGCTGAGGTAGATAAAGGTATTGTATTGAACAATCCAGCATGCAATCCACATCCAGTTTCACAAGGTGCTTCTGAGCTTAAAGGACAACAGGATGAGCATGCTGATCTCAGTAATGCTATCCAGAAGTTACCTCAGGTGAAAGGACTACAGACTGTTCCTTTGGAGGGCTTTGTAAATAGAGACACTCAAAAGAATATGGAGGAAGAAGGTGTTAGCAAACTCGAGGGAGAAGCAGAGAGCCTGTACAATACAGCACAGGCCAGCCTTCCGTTACCTCTTACAGTCCCACACGAGGCAAGAACATCCAATGTTGAAAGTTCTACGGAAACCTTAACAGAGAATGAAGCAAAGCAAGAGCTCATTCCTAAGGGTCCTTGCCATAGACCTCACCTGATTGACAACAGTGCTGACGAACTTTCTCGAATTATTGAAAATAGGCCAGAGGGGGAGAGCATGTTAGAACTTCAGAAACTGGGAACAAAAGTACATAGGACTTCTGGTAGCAGCAACACACATATCCCGATGCCTTCCCCTTGTGCCTTGCCTTTAGCTGAATGTAAAGATGAGATTGTGTGTAATGGAGAGCTGGAGCCTGAGAACAAGATGACAGAGAAGCCTGCGGGGTTTAGTATCGCCCAGAAATACCATGTGACAAACGGACACTGTGTGAATGGAGAGGACGGTCGGATCAAAGCCTCTCTGAGTCGGCAGGTCTCCGCAGCTAGCTGTAGTTCTGCACAGTTTCACTTGAGGAACTTGCACCAAAAATGGATGTTCAGTCATCTTGGTaagcagcaggcagccagcagcccaGACCAACCTACCAGAAGTCACCTGGACGATGACGGGATGCCTGTCTACACCGATGTTATCCAGCAGCGCCTGCGCCAGATAGAAACTGGCCATCAGCAAGAAGTGGAGACCTTGAAGAAGCAAGTGCAAGAGTTGAAGAGCCGGTTGGAGAGCCAGTTCCTGAATAGCTCCTTACGTCTCAATGGTGATTACGGAGACGAAGTG ACTTCTATACCCGACTCGGAAAGCAATCTGGATCAGAACTGCTTGTCTCGCTGCAGCACAGAGATTTTCTCTGAAGCCAGCTGGGAACAGGTGGATAAACAGGACACAGAG GTGACACGATGGCTTCCAGACCACCTCGCTGCACACTGCTATGGCTGTGACAGTACGTTCTGGCTCGCCAGTAGGAAGCACCACTGCAG GAATTGTGGAAATGTGTTCTGCTCCAGTTGCTGTAACCAGAAGGTGCCCGTTCCCAGTCAGCAGCTCTTTGAACCAAGCAGAGTCTGCAAATCGTGCTACAGCAGCTTGCACCCCAGCAGTTCCAGCCTTGATCTCGAACTGGATAAACCCATCACTGCCACGTCAAATTAA